A genomic region of Salvelinus namaycush isolate Seneca chromosome 7, SaNama_1.0, whole genome shotgun sequence contains the following coding sequences:
- the LOC120050473 gene encoding oocyte zinc finger protein XlCOF8.4-like, which produces MSKLELLRVIFNQRCTGAADEIFRAVAKTISEYQDNVNLSKEDNGRLQGLLDVILKPEIKLYRADFEQFIVSEVEFPPEQQHFKQEWSPDLGQDDLNPIQIKEEQEEFRIIQEKEDSVFTLAWVKSDYDQYSTQSSQTQSEEYKDRTKPKEVDFSKPTSGSRPQPQSRRTQTEKGKSFISSKGRKSMDLKSPVQRRRHTEDKSFCCSDCGECFTQMGRLNSHRIMIHSRGNTFRCDECGKCFAQWGYLDSHMRIHTRVNCGKVFTRSERFEPSLTTLKGRTGEKLYCCVECGKYFSNTGSLNYHRRSHTEKKSHRCHDCGKCFYKFMDLNIHRRIHTGEKPYRCQFCGKCYNQQTSLSYHMRNHTETSCNCHHCGKYIRHKGNLTAHMRIHTKKIR; this is translated from the exons ATGTCTAAATTGGAGTTGTTGAGAGTGATTTTTAACCAACGATGTACAGGCGCTGCAGATGAGATATTCAGAGCCGTTGCAAAAACGATATCAGAGTACCAGGACAACGTTAATCTATCGAAAGAGGACAACGGTCGTCTACAGGGGCTGCTTGATGTCATCCTGAAACCTGAGATAAAGTTGTATAGAGCAG ACTTTGAGCAGTTCATTGTCTCTGAAGTGGAGTTTCCCCCTGAGCAGCAGCACTTTAAACAAGAGTGGAGCCCCGATTTGGGGCAAGATGACTTGAACCCCATACAgattaaagaggaacaggaggaatTCAGGATCATCCAGGAGAAGGAAGACTCTGTATTCACCCTTGCCTGGGTGAAAAGTGACTATGATCAGTACTCAACTCAGTCCTCACAAACCCAAAGTGAAGAGTACAAAGACAGAACAAAACCTAAGGAAGTGGATTTTTCAAAGCCAACCAGTGGCTCTCGGCCCCAGCCCCAATCAAGGAGGACACAGACAGAAAAGGGAAAAAGCTTTATCAGCTCCAAGGGTAGAAAATCAATGGATCTGAAATCACCAGTGCAAAGGAGGCGTCACACAGAAGATAAATCATTTTGCTGTAGTGATTGTGGTGAATGTTTCACTCAGATGGGAAGACTGAATTCTCATAGGATCATGATACACTCCAGAGGTAATACGTTTCGCTGTGATGAATGTGGCAAATGTTTTGCTCAGTGGGGATATCTGGATTCTCATATGAGGATTCACACAAGGGTGAATTGTGGCAAAGTATTCACTCGGTCTGAACGCTTCGAACCCTCCTTGACCACTTTGAAGGGTCGcacaggagagaaactttatTGCTGTGTTGAATGTGGCAAATATTTTTCTAACACTGGGTCCCTGAATTATCATAGGAGGTCGCACACAGAGAAGAAATCGCATCGCTGCCATGATTGTGGcaaatgtttttataaatttATGGATCTGAATATTCACAGGAggattcacacaggggagaaaccgtaTCGCTGCCagttctgtggaaaatgttataatCAGCAGACTTCTCTAAGTTATCACATGAGGAATCACACAGAGACATCTTGTAACTGTCATCATTGTGGCAAATATATTCGTCATAAAGGTAATCTGACAGCGCATATGAGGATTCACACGAAGAAAATCAGATAA